cccattacgcTGTTTATTGATCTGattaatttaatattttaatagatcggacttttatgaacacagcaatgccaaatacagttgtgtgaaagtgtttgccttttcctgatttcctattcttttgcatgtttgtcacacttaaatgtttcagatcaccaaacaaatttaaatattcgataaagataacacaagtaaacccaAAATGCAGTTTTCAACTCAAGAACTATActattaaggaaaaaagaaatccacagggccctgtgtgaaagtgattgccccctaaacctaataactggttgggtcactcttagcagcaacaactgcaatcaagtgtttgcaatAAGTCGTTTACAACGGTCTGGAGGAATTTTGGACCACTGATCTTTGCAGAAgttttgtaattcagccacattggagagtttctgagcatgaactaaatttttttttattttttttttaaaggtcatgccacagcatatcAATCGAATTAAGGTCAGAACTTTGACtacgccactccaaagtcttaactttgtttttcttaagccattcagaggtggacttgctggtgtattttggatcattgtcctgctgcttaACCCAAGTGCGCCTCAGATGGCCGGACGTTCTCCTTCAGTATTTTTTGTTAGACAGCAAAATTCaaagttccatttaccacagcaagtcttccaggttctgaagcagcaaaacagccccagaccatcacactaccaccatcaccatattttactgttggtatgatgttttttttctgaaatgctgtgttacgtcTACGCGAGGTGTTTTTGTGTAGTCAttccagagtattctcccaaaagtcttttgGGATCATCAAGattttatctggcaaaactgtgactagcctttatgttcttattgctcagcagtggttttcgtcttggaactttgccatgcaggccattttttgcTCAGTTTCTTTCTTTTTGTGGACtcgtgaacactgaccttaactgaggcaagtgaggcctgcagttctttggattctcttgtggggtcttttgtgacctcttggatgagtcgtcgctgcacccttggggtaattttggttaggctaggttcacatttcgttatgtgaacctgtttaacggactacgttacaccgcggcataaagcggtgtaacgtagtccgttaacgccgccattgattgtaatggcgaacgcttcgctagcgcacgcccacattgggtgtgcgctagcgatgtgccgtcatttgagtgacggaccgcgaacgctgcttgcgaacgcgatcccttttgggacattgcgttagcgcagtccgtagcgctatgcgcttaacagactgccctaatgcaatgtgatccTTGCCTTAGTCAGCCCTCATAGGAACGTTCACCActattccatgtttttgccatttgtggatagtggattgctggagtcccaaagcttcagAAATGGTGTGGTGGGATGCCTAGCTTTGGAGtatcttttagggtatgtttccaccttcCGTAAAGGCTGCACTTTGGACTCAGCAGATACCCGCTCTGttcaaagcgctgccagcttttgtacatacggtgattccgcatgtgttcattgaacaaaaGTAAGGTCATGTTGATGGGTTGAGAATTTTGAGCAGATTCCAAACCTATATCTTACCACAGTACTCTGACAAGGCATATAAAATATTTTCTCATTTACAAATTATGGAAAAGATACAAACAATATAATAAATGGGCCTTGGTTTTAAAAGCCACAGCATTTTCACTAGTAAACCCACAGATTAGCTCAGGTTTCCACGGTCCGGATTGGCATCGCTTTGGACacagctccgtccaaagcgctgccggcttttgtacatgcggttattccgcatgtgttcattgaacacatgcagaatcatcgcatcctatacataggatgatgctatttatcttgcgaagactaaatgtctccgcaagataaatagatatgctgtggtctataaagatgtgccgcatgtgcgtatacgcaggtctgccaccttcatctttgaatgcatagtggagatgggatttcataaaatcccatccactatgctgtaacacagCGACCAATCCGCAGCAAGTACTGaacttggaaacataccctaagtctatttcactttgtcaggcatgtcctatttaagtgatttcttgacttAGTACAGGTATGGCAGTAATTAggtctgggtgtggctagggaatttgaactccacttcccaaagatatgataaaccacagttatggtaatttatgttttaaggggtggagggcacaatcactttttcacacaggaccctgtaggtttggaattCTTTTTACCTTAAtaacaaagaccttcatttaaccccttactgccatcggacggaatagtatatCCGATGGCAGTGTcctccgctttgatgtgggctccagcggtgaacccgcatcaaagccgggacatgtcagctgttttgaacagctgacatgtgcccgcaaaaggcgcgggtggaattgcgatccatctgcatctattaactagttaaaactctgacagcggcatttaacaagcacttccggccATGCGGCTGGAAATGCGTGCATCGGtgtccccgtcacatgattgggggtcatcagTGCGTTAGCATGAcatccagaggtctcctgaagaccctatggttgttgatgccgaattcctatgagcgccaccctgtggtcggcgctcatagcaagtctgtaattctgctacatagaggcgatctgagcatcacctctatgtatcagagctgatcaagttgtggcagcttctagtctccctatTGGCTATTgaacatgccaaaagtaaaaaaaataaataaataaaacttcaaatcacccccctttcgtcccattcaaaataaaacaataaaaaaaaaatcaatcctacgcatatttggtatcgccacgttcaaaaTAGCCTGATGCATCaatgaaaaaaaaggattaacctgatcgttaaacagcgtagtgataaaaaaaaggcaaaccaccagaattacgttttttggtcgccacgacattgcaatgcagtgcaataataggcgatcaaaagaacgtatcagcaccaaaatgggataattaaaaatgtcagctcggcacgcaacaaataagccctcgcccaacccgaaatcacaaaaatggagaccctatgggcatcggaaaattgtgcaaattttttttttcttaccacttagataaaaaagaaactaaacatgtttggtgtctgaactcgtaatgaccttgagaatcacaatggcaggtcagttctagcatttagtgaacctagcaaaaaagccaaacaaaaaacaagtgtgggattgcacttttttttgcaatttcaacgtacttttttctagtacacaaccaacatggtaaaaccaatgatgtaattcaaaagtacaactcatcccgtaaaaaataagccctcacatggccatattgatggaaaaataaaaaagttatggctctgggaaggaggggagcgaaaaacgaaaacacaaaactgaaaaaagcttcgggggttaaggggttaaaactgcattttgtgttttacttgtgttatctttgtctaatatttaaatttgttgggTGATCTGACCCATTTAGGTATGACAAATatgtaaaagaataggaaatcaggaaggggtaagcactctttcacacaactgtatgtgtattttttttttcattgtttatttttaatgtggtgaaagaatgtaattttattttatttttttgtcatatttttaaaacttttttttttttgtcactttttgcTGTATTGAACAGTCCTCTTAGGAAACTGTTAGAAGTTTGTGCTATAGATGGCAAtgcatcagcactgctatgtatagcagaaatcatgatTTCCTATAAACGCCAGCTACGGGCGAGTGTTCACAGGAAGATtgtaatgacaggcatgggggtcatCAGCAGATCCCCGAATGTCTTGACAACCCATGTGCGCCCCGCAATCACATGACAGGGGCGCCGATGAGTGTGATGAATGAAGTGGCCGACGCTTGTTAAATCCCGCTATTAGCCTCCCTGTggatgttaaaggcacatgatggcttaTTAAATCAATCATCATGtgtggggaaagatgtgggctcagcgtgcAAGTTCGCATCAAAGTCAGGGATAGGACCTTTGACGTAAATGTAcatcaaaggtcatgaaggggtgaaACCTGTCATGAGGATTTTGTACTTAACCATTGGCATTATTTACAGGCGCTTTCATGCGTTTCTGAGAAATCGAACGTTTAAATCATATGCAAATGAGCTTCTAGTGCTTTCAAAGTGTGACATGGCATTTGCTGTTCTACTGGCTTCCCTCAGTACTTAATGCCTGCCTCTGGTTTCAGACTGACGGTTTCCTCTTCTTTCAGTGACTTGCCCCCCCCTTCCCCCCAACCAAGAGGTCATGCCACTGGCGTCCATGCCTGGCGCGGTGCATGCGCACCAAGGGCCTCGTGACATTGAAGACAATGTGCATTGATCTGCGCATTCTCCAGCCTCCATATGAGCGGGCGAGTGGCGTGAAATGTGTAGCAGTGAACAAGTGTCAGCAACGCATCAGAGGAGGCAAATAACTGAAAcaagagtgacctgtcaatcagaCACAGGAGGCAGGCTGTGAGTAAGGAGAGCAGCAAGTGCAATATCCCAAGCACTCGCAACTCATTTCCATAAGAATTCAAAGCTGGATTTCTCAGAAACTGCAATACTGATCTCATAGGATGTTCTCATTATATCACTGTTCTCAGCGGTCTGTACACCAATACGTACATCACTGGATGATTGGAAGAGAGTAGGTGCTAATAACCAACCATGCTCTTCTGTCTTACAGCATGTCTGTTGTGACTGCAAAAAAGACTTTTGCTCAGTGTGCTCCACACTTCAGGAAAACCTCAGGCGTTGCAGTATTTGCCACTTGCTACAGGAGACAGCATTTCAGCGGCCCCAGTTAATGAAGCTGAAAGTGAAAGACCTACGTCAATACCTTACGCTAAGGAACATCCCTACCGAGAGCTGTCGGGAGAAGGAAGACTTGGTGGAGCTGGTGCTGTGCCACCATGACTCGTGTCCtgaagaggagatggatgttagcaCAGACGGCACTACACGATCGCAGTCCTCTGCCTTCTCTTTCTTTACAGCTTTATCTGCGCCTTCATCTTCCGTATCTTCATCTCAGGGAGAATTATCAGACAGAAGTGTGAGCTTGGGCAGTGGATCTACATCCCAGGTACCACAGCAACCTTGATGcattgcagtcacaatggggatttgGGTGTATGTATTTGCCTTATATCAGCAGAAATGCTAATATGATAAATGAAAGCAACTTGAATCCTATCATAATCATAAAATGAGTCCTTTCCCAGAGTGCAGCCTACCAGAATAAGCTGGAAAAAAGCAATGATTTTCCGCTCTTtgcttcatattattattattatttttttttttagaatgatcATTGTTCATAGGTCATCACATGCCAGGAGCACTGAGCTGTAGGATCTGTTCACATCTGCTTTGTAGGGATCATCTACAGCAGAGCCCAACTTTCACCAGAACACTGTCCAACATTAGTTTTCATTGTGTAGCTGTAAGGTGTTTTTCTCCACAGTGTCCTCTTATAAGACTAGATTTTTAAGGGGCTCTGAGGCGGAGCGCTGGTCTTGTGTATATGATCAGTCTCCATAAAACTGTATAGTGTGCCAATTCCACTTTCATTTGGTTGTCCTAGTTGGGCTCTGTCCACATTGCATTACACCACATTAGGATGATTTCTTAACATACACTTCCAACACAAGGCTTCATCATAGATTGCTTAGGTATCCTATATTGTTTatcatttaattatttaaaaaaataatgttatatatatgtatatatatctatcacGCATTGTATATAATATGTATAATACAAAAATATATTCAGTATAGTATATGTATAATATGAAAAAACTAAAGATTAGATGTGTATGCTCAGTCTGGTCTGCTTTTCTAGGGACGGTAGTTAAAAACTGGTAACACTATGGATACTTTTGATGTGTTCACCAGGAGCTTTTCCTACTGTATTCCTCAAGGATAATTGAACACAATGAGGCATATTTATCAAGCTAAATGCACCAGGCTTACTTTGCACTAAAAAACAGTTTTTCTTGACATGCACCACATTTGGTATGTGTTTTAGACCCCTTTTTGTACCTTGTCCAACAAGGGGAAGTAGCCTCACCGAGAAAACGAACATAGCCTAACATGTGACCCCCATGCGACCAAAAATGTGTCAACTTTTTGGCACACAGTAAGCAACTCATATGTTGTATAAATTTAGGGGCCAATTCATGAAAGAGTTTGCACCAGAATCCTGTTGTAaaactatttaaaggggttgttcactactgcaATAACTCCTTCTCAAAATCCGTATGTTTGCCCCTAGTTTATTATTTTACTGAGGGCAAACATAcaagaagaaacagcgatgtcaccacgcccacccgacctgaccagcctgattgacaggcgaaaaaacggcgactttggtaatgtatttcgcagcatagggggggaatcggggtacactacatacactattgtaacgcacagcgcaggccctatttaacagtatttttatctcaatctgaaaaaacggggtgacaggttccctttaaagctgtcACCCATTGAGGGTAGAGCGAGCAGAGTTACAATCTGCAAGTAGGGACACTTAAAGAGGCATTCTCCTTGATGAGACAAGATTTAAGGAAGGTAAATGAGAGAATAGTGGAAGTGGAAAATGGTGTCAGCGATATAGAGGGCCAGACCTCACTAAAGATATGAGACGACATGTTAATCAGATTTAACGCTCCATCTTTTACAGTGGCGCTTAGGAAAAAGATTGCAATGCTGAGGCCTGTTTCCTACGTCCAGGTGTGACTCAATAGGATGCCTAGCAGGCGATAATACTTTGGAGTACTGCACATTTCATAGCAAGTAATAGCTATTGCAATTGCAAGGGGCACACGAAATTGTATCTCATTATAATAAAGttttactgaagaaaaaaaaatatgcagtgtgtgtgtatgtacgtatatatatattgtattattTTAAATGGGTTACTATAAAGAGTGAATGCTTGCTACCACCACCACCTTAAATGACCCAAGAATGTCACCTTTTTTTTTACACCTAGGAAAACATTGCAAAGAAGAGGGAAATATTTTtgggtggttgtttttttttttttttttttcgagagGTGTGAGAAGGTACATTCTCTATGAAATAATATGAAAATTAAAAATTAGTTTTGCGAAAAGGGTGGCAAAAATACATCCCAGTTCACAAAAAAGAAGCCCCCCTGCAACTAACCAAGGGAGAAAATATTAAAATGATATGGTTCTTGGAAAACACCAAAATGACTCGGATGTAGTTTTCTATAAATGACTTTTCTCCCTGCATAGgcttctgtttaaaaaaaaaaaaaaaacaccaaaaccgATCTTTACATACCCTCTGCTGCTCCACTGCCAGTTCACCGCTGCCTCCAGTCTTTGTTTATTGGCTGTAGCAGTGGCGTAACGATTAACATGCACATCTGTGCTGCAACCAGTCACTGAGCCCAGCGGTTCATGTTGTCAGCGGAGATACTGagcccaatgattggctgcagtggtcacatgtgctGTAGTCACGACATTATCACTGCAGCCAGTAAAAATAATGTGGAGGCAGCGGTGAAGAGCCAACACTGGACTCGTCGGGGGTATGAGAAGCTATTTTTGTTTTTTGTATGCAGTAAAAAAGTTAATGGTAAACCAATTTAATGATTGAAAGGCCATCGTGAGTTAAAGCTATTAGTGACTACTAAGCTTCTGCTTGCCTGAAGGAAGAGCATTTACTGCCAACACATGAAAGGATTATTCTTGGTGAGGATAATAAAGATATATTCCATGTTGCAGATGTGTACCAAAAATGTCAGTATCAATCATCTTATTAGGGTTGTTAGGTGGCAAAAAATGAAGATTTCTACACGCCCCATTCAGATGAGTAGAACAGTTTATAGAAATGTGTGAAACAAATCTGTCGTGTGAATTCATGCTTAGACTATCCGCTCATTACACTGCACGAATCATCAAAATCTTAGAGTTCTCATGGAAGAGGTTATATACTGTACAGTCTTTTCTATCGATGCAGCAATATTTAGTTTAGCAACATAATTGACCCGTTTACATAAACTCAATATAATATTAGACTATTAGGAAAAAAAATCCCATATTTTTAATTTCAGTATGGACCTTAAGTAGATAGTGAGGTCCAGTCTTAGTCAGTCTGGTAGGACCCAAGTAGGAAAAGTTTTCGACCCTGTGAGATGACCACCACAACTCACTCTTGTTCCTCATCTGCTGCCTAATAGAGGTCATACCCATTCTATTGCAGTTCCCCCAACACCCCATACTTATTACTCAGCTAGACCGAGCATGCATAAGAGTTCTCAATGGGGAGAGAGAACAAAGAATGAAAGTTGCAAACCATGACGAAGCTGTCCCTGGGGCTTTGGCTGTCCCAGCTGATATAATTGTCCTTGGTCAGATGGATATCTGTTGCGGTTCATAGTCGTCTTTAATTATCTTGCCAGTGTAAGAAGTGCGGAGCTGATATTTAGTCTGTTACATTATTATTAgtaatgagcgaacatgcttggataaagtgctatctgagcatgctcgggtgttaaccgAGTGACTTTGCCTTGCTTGAATATGTTCGAgttcctgcggctgcatgtctcgtggacgTTCAAAATCCGCAACACATATAGACATTGCCTAACAAATagccaatccctgtatgtgttgcggctgtcgaacagctgcgagacatgcagccaaggGGACTCTAACATGTTTTTTGAACACGCCAAAGATATTCGATTAGCACCCAAACATGCTCCGATAACTCCGtatccaagcacgtttgctcatcactaattgttacaTAAAGATTGGAGCAGCTATTTGTGCAAAATCGTGATCAGTTGTCAATTTCTGAATGTAAAGCATAGGTTCAGACTGGCTGAGATTTGCTGTAATCCAGTTACATTTCTTACTCTCTACCTTTGCtagcattaaggctatgtgcacacgttaaggatatttcgcgtttttttttgcgataaaaatgcataaaaaatgcatacatatgcatcctatcatttagaatgcattctgcaatttttgtgcacatgatgcgtttttttctgcgaaaaaaaccgcatcgcggtaaaataagcagcatgttcattaattttgcagatttttcgcgtttttcccgcttttTAATGCTTTGGGGAAAAACGCCAAAAACGCACACAAAATGCGAAAAAAACAAATGCGgatatctggcagaaatgtctgttttttgtcaaatttctgcaagaaattcttacgtgtgcacataccctaaagttttattcccatcttcatagatggatattgtcaGCTAGTGCTTGTAAATATAAGTACTTCTGAAATTTACTGTTTATTACACTTTGccaccgttcttgagatattaaacgTTTTTTGCTTACAGCTTGTTATCTAGGGGACAGACCACCAATGCTGTTTAGCAACAGTGGCCGAATAAGCTGAGTGCTTTTCTATTGCGAATTGTAAGTGCTGCTTTGAAGCTGACCAGGATTACTGAAGCGGCCTCTTGGTTCCAAATATTGGCCATCTGCATTGCAGCACTTACAAGCTAGACTGCAGCGGCGGTCGGACTCTTAGGCAACGAgctatatataaaagaaaaatgtTTAATATCTTAAGAGTGACTGCAAATGCTAATAAACTGTACATTGAAAAAAATGTTTGATTGTGCAAGCACTCACACTGGTAatgctttttttcatttaaaaTCATTTCTGGAGGCCaattctcaggaagatctatgtccggcccatagatcttaactcaTTAACATATGAAGAAACGTGGCTTTCTCTGGAATAAGTCATCAGAGCCCAGTTATCAATTTGGTCATCTTtccatgacctacatgcccatatagacggcttaggagggttgatcctactgactgattccctttaaagggaacctgtcaccccaaaaatcgtgggtgaggtaatcccaccggcatcaggggcttatctgcagcattctgtaatgctgtagataagcccccgatgttacctgaaaaaggagaaaaagacgttatattatactcacccaggggcggtcccgctgctggtcaggtcggatgggcgtctccggtccgctgtggcgcctcctatcttctttccatgacgtcctcttctgatcttcagccacggctccggcgcaggcgtactttgctctgccctgttgagggcagaggatagtactgcagtgcgcaggcgccggaaaggtcagaggcccggcgcctgcgcagtgcagtactttgtctgcataatataacgtctttttctcctttttcaggtaacatcgggggcttatctacagcattacagaatgctgcagataagcccctgatgccggtgggattacctcacccgcgattttcggggtgacaggttccctttaataattactAAGAATGTGATAAGTAATGGTCTGTTGAGAGCAGCTGTTAATATAAAATTGATATTCTGTCTTGCCGAGAAAGAATGTTTCCATTCATGGAGAGTATATGCATTTACTAAAACTGACATTTTGGGAGTGGGAGCAGGCCCTTTTTAATAGTGTAACCGCTCCTATCTCTCTCTATGAATCATTCTTGGCTTTATGGAGGCATCAGAAGCCATATGCTCATATCTTTTATGTGCTGAGTCAGTCAGTAACTGTATGTCTTGTAAAACACTTCTTTGCTTATGCTGTATCTTTATTTCTAGGGAACAAGTGAAACCATATCCATAACATCTGATACCGACACCACAGACTTGCTGGTGAGTACTGTTGGCCATTTCCGAAAAAAGGGCGGGATAATGTCAAGTGACGTTGTAAGTGCTTCTAAATAATTCAGGGTTGTACGCCACCTGCCCAATGCACTGAGGAGTAAGGGGCACACGTGATTATTGTCATGATCACTTGGTAATAGCACACTGGGAATCTGTCGTAGTTGTCCGATGTCTCGTAGCCACTATAATTTCCCCAAACCTTGCATTCTAATAAGTGGTTTATTCTCTAAGGCTAATGACCTATCAAAGAAACAAGCCAGAGCATCATTGTCAGACTTATCAACGCTGGAGGAAATAGAAGGGCTAACTATTCGACAGCTAAAAGAAATTTTGGCCCGCAACTTTGTCAACTACTCAGGATGCTGCGAGAAATGGGAACTTGTGGAGAAAGTGAACAGACTGTACCGCGAGAATGAAGAAAACAGAAAGTCGCGTACGTTGAGTTTTTGTTTTCTATCACTTTTATTTAGTACACAGAATTGTACTAGTCTACTCCATGGAGCATTGAATTATAGTTTACACATTAATTTACATTTATCTTTTAATACCATGTTTACTCATTTCATAAGTCTTTTTTTTCTTGCTTTCTTTTCAGTGGAAAGCTTAGAATCCAGACATGACCCAGGTTAGtcagttgtatttttttttcaattctcatTATTTTTCCTATCTAGAAATGGGAAATGCATTAGCGTTTTGAAGGGTCACTTCCTGTTGACCTTATTGACAGTTTGAACCAGCCGCATGGCAGTGCCACTGGCCCGAATTGTGCGCTCGCAGATTGTGCAAGCATCAGTGGAGCACAAGAGGCACTGAAGTACTTGCAAGCTCTATAGAAAAGATTGTGTAGGCATGATCCTTGCCCAGAAGAAGGGTCAAGGCCACAGGCTGGTGATCTGGGAAtaaatagtgataagcgaatatatacttgttactcgagtgtcctcagagtattttttagcgctcggagatttagtttttcttgccgcagctgaatgatttacatctgttagccagcataagtacatgtgggtgttgcctggttgctagggaatccccacatgtaatcaagctggctagtagctgtaaatcattcagctgccgcgatgaaaactaaatctccgagcactaaaaaatactcggaagacacccgagcgtgctcgggaaaacccgagcaatgagtacactcgctcatcactatcaagGAGCAATAGATGATCACATGCAAAAAGAAGTATGGATTATATGGTTAGTTTGAAAGGTGGGATGAGGTGGAGGAGAGTTGAAATgctctgacacattccctttaagcatTGTTGGATTATCTCCACAGACTTAACTGACCTAAGGgttatggtttttttttactttctcattAGTTTATTTTTTGACAATTATAGTAAGTGCTACCAAAGTGATTTTAACACCTAGTAATCAAATAAATTGTGCTGGTAGAATGTAAAGCTGGATATGGATGTTTCCTTACTACCCAAACTTTCTCAGTTGTATAATCCTGTACACTGAGGAATGTTGGAAAACGGTTGTGACCAGTCAACTTTAGTAAATGCTGCCATTGAAAACTGTATTGTTGTCCAGTACAATCTCGTGATCCCTACCATGAGGTATCACATCTCTAGCCACTGTTATCGACCTTCGTATTAGTTATTCATACATTCGTCTCCAACCCTCTTCCACCATGTTATTTCTTTTTTCAGACAGGGATCGGCTACAGTTGACTGGTAACGATGATAACCTTTGTCGCATCTGCATGGACGCCGTTATTGACTGTGTTCTCCTGGAGTGCGGCCATATGGTGACCTGCACAAAATGTGGCAAGAGAATGAGCGAATGTCCCATCTGCCGACAGTACGTGGTGCGGGCTGTTCATGTCTTCAAGTCTTAAGCGTCCAGACCAAATAAAATACAAGTGCGTGACGGTTCTATGCCCTGGGGATCAAAGTGTGTACAAAGAATCCTGGTTATATGTATAATGTTTGAGTGAACTGCTAGATGTGTTTTGTACTAAATTAACAGGTAGGTTTTGTTTATGAGCTACATGAGGTTTGGTCAGACAAAATGCATGCGTGTGTTTGTGACTCTGGAATGGATGACGATTCTTATCAATAAAATCGATATACTTGTTGGAAACTCGACTCATTGCGCATTCAGAAAGTGAGATTTTGATCATTTGGAATtctgttgaagaaaaaaaaaaattgaattatttGTATCTAAGAGGACCggtgtcttaaaggggttgtccaccaatctaacaaccccttctcaatcatgtTGCCTCCTTGTAAAATAATGACACTTGTACTTGTCGCTCTTACAGCAGTATCAGCACTGGCTTTCGTGCAGCTCCCATGACCTTATGTCAAATGATCCCTGTGGCGAATCAGCGGCCTCTGCACTGTCTCCTTCTTCGGACGTAATTGACATCAGGAGGAGGGTTCACACtgcattagcagcagcccgttcagcacatacgctaacgggatgctgtaacgcaagtgctgacgtttacatcgcgctagcgcagatagagcatctgcttgcTCTAACAGTGACTGACCCGGAatcactgcagcccgcgtctcagggtcagtcactcaatgacggcacatccctagcgcatgcccatgggtgtgcgctagcgatgcgtccgacattgctttcaatggcggcgttaacggactacgttacaccgcgttatgccacggtgtaacgtagtccgtttaacgtaccaccataacgcaatgtTAACCCAGGGTTAGAGCTGCGGCTGCTCTCGCTTTCTC
This region of Ranitomeya imitator isolate aRanImi1 chromosome 1, aRanImi1.pri, whole genome shotgun sequence genomic DNA includes:
- the RNF34 gene encoding E3 ubiquitin-protein ligase RNF34 isoform X2 — protein: MKAGASSMWASCCGLLNEVMGTGAVRGQQSGFAGGAGPFRFAQTTDFSPYPSSSSNIVCKSCGLNFTVFRKKHVCCDCKKDFCSVCSTLQENLRRCSICHLLQETAFQRPQLMKLKVKDLRQYLTLRNIPTESCREKEDLVELVLCHHDSCPEEEMDVSTDGTTRSQSSAFSFFTALSAPSSSVSSSQGELSDRSVSLGSGSTSQGTSETISITSDTDTTDLLANDLSKKQARASLSDLSTLEEIEGLTIRQLKEILARNFVNYSGCCEKWELVEKVNRLYRENEENRKSLESLESRHDPDRDRLQLTGNDDNLCRICMDAVIDCVLLECGHMVTCTKCGKRMSECPICRQYVVRAVHVFKS
- the RNF34 gene encoding E3 ubiquitin-protein ligase RNF34 isoform X1 encodes the protein MLQAGASSMWASCCGLLNEVMGTGAVRGQQSGFAGGAGPFRFAQTTDFSPYPSSSSNIVCKSCGLNFTVFRKKHVCCDCKKDFCSVCSTLQENLRRCSICHLLQETAFQRPQLMKLKVKDLRQYLTLRNIPTESCREKEDLVELVLCHHDSCPEEEMDVSTDGTTRSQSSAFSFFTALSAPSSSVSSSQGELSDRSVSLGSGSTSQGTSETISITSDTDTTDLLANDLSKKQARASLSDLSTLEEIEGLTIRQLKEILARNFVNYSGCCEKWELVEKVNRLYRENEENRKSLESLESRHDPDRDRLQLTGNDDNLCRICMDAVIDCVLLECGHMVTCTKCGKRMSECPICRQYVVRAVHVFKS